The window CCGATGACGTGACGCCCGGAGGCAGGAGTTCCTCGATCATCGCGAGGCGAGCTCCATCGCCGCGGCCACCGCCAGCAACGGCCGCTCCAGCGGCAGCATGTGGCCCGCGTCCGGGACCCGTTCGAAGCGGGCACCGGGGATCACCTCCGCGAGGACCTCGGCCAGCGCGATGTCGATCACCTTGTCGCCCTCGCCGTGCAGGACCACCGCCGGCACCGTGACCGACCGCAGCGCCTCGCGGACGTCCCAGCCCCGCGTGCACCGGAAGAACTCCGCCCGCACCCGGGGCGCGGCCGCCGCGAACAGCTGCCGGTTCACGTCCCGCACCACCGGGTCCACCTCCTTGCCCATGGTGGAACCCAGCAGCCTGCGGCCCAGCCACGGACGGCCGAGCGCCCTGGAGAACACGGCACTGCCCATCATCTTCACCTCGCTGTCCGGGGTGTCCTGGCCGTGCGCCGCCGTGCCCAGCAGCACCAGCCCGCGCAGCCGGCCCGCCGACGGCGAGGTCGCCGCGTAGCCGAGGGCGGCGAACCCGCCGCCCGAATGACCGACGACCACCGCCTCCCGCGCGTCCGTCTCACCGAGGACCGCCGCCAGGTCCGCACTCAGCCGCTCCACCGAGACCGGGGTACGGCCCAGCGTCGAGGCGCCGTGACCGCGCTGGTCGTACAGCACCACCCGGTGCCCGGCCCGGATCAGCCGGTCCGCGACCGTGCCCCACACCCGCCGGGTGTGCGCCCAGCCGTGCACCAGGACCACGTCCGCGGCCGCCGGCGTGCCCGCCAGCGGCGCCAGCACCGTCACCTCCAGCGCGGCCCCGTCGTCGGTGCGGACCGTCAGCTCACGGGTGAGCCCCGCCGCCGCCGTGCTCACCGCGGCACCGCCGACAGCTGCCGGTCCAGGGACTCGAACGCTGCCAGCGTGCCCCTGGAGTGCT is drawn from Streptomyces sp. NBC_01232 and contains these coding sequences:
- a CDS encoding alpha/beta fold hydrolase, giving the protein MSTAAAGLTRELTVRTDDGAALEVTVLAPLAGTPAAADVVLVHGWAHTRRVWGTVADRLIRAGHRVVLYDQRGHGASTLGRTPVSVERLSADLAAVLGETDAREAVVVGHSGGGFAALGYAATSPSAGRLRGLVLLGTAAHGQDTPDSEVKMMGSAVFSRALGRPWLGRRLLGSTMGKEVDPVVRDVNRQLFAAAAPRVRAEFFRCTRGWDVREALRSVTVPAVVLHGEGDKVIDIALAEVLAEVIPGARFERVPDAGHMLPLERPLLAVAAAMELASR